A segment of the Flavobacteriales bacterium genome:
GGTTGTTGGCCACGCTGAGTACATCAAAGCCTGCATCCCTCAAGTGAGCGGCATAATGCTCCGGCGACCGGAACACATAACAGCTTGCCGGATCCTTGCACTGCTTCGGATGGCCGGGCCCATCGAGGAGCACGCCTTCGAGGTTCCCGAACGTGAGGTGCGCTTCGCGCAGGATCGAATCCACCGGAGCGAGGAGGTCCCGGCCGTCGTTGGGCGGCAGGTAACCGGCATCCGGATAGTTGGTGCCGAGCATGATGTCGCCCACTCCGATGATCACGATCGTGTCAATGCGCGCAGAATCGCTCGGTAGGCTGTCATGCGCAAGCACGGTGGCCGTTTCCGCCGTGAGCGGCGCCGCCTCATCAGGCGGCTCCATCGGTTCGGCTGGCCTTGCGATGCGCCCGGCCTTCACGAAGCGCTTGGTGTAATACTCAACGGCTGCGAGCGTGTCGTAGCGGATGCCGCGATGGCAGCTGTGCAGCATGCAGATGTCGCCCTTCTCGGTCACGCTGGCCACCATGGCCACGTGGCCCACTTGGTCCTTGCGCGCATCGCGGCCCTTAAAGAAGAGCAGGTCGCCGGGGGCGACTTCCGCGCGGTCGATGGTGGGCACCGTGGCCGCCATGGCTGCCGAGGAATGCGGCAGCGCCATGCCTTGCTGGCCATAGATGTGACAAACGAAGCCGCTGCAATCGAACGTTCCCGCGCCTTTGGCTTTGTAACGGTATGGCTTGCCCACGTAGCTGTGGCCAATGGCGACGATTGAATCGGCCATCGATGCGGGCATCGGCACCTGTGGCTGAGCGCAGAGGGCCAGAGGCGCTGCGACCAAGCAGAGCTGAGCGATGCGGGCCGCGCTAATCATGCGGCGAAGCTACCCTCGTGGGCACGACCTCAAGGAGTGCTGCCGCCGGCGCAACGTGTTTTCACACCTTGATCAAAGGGTGGCGTTCAGCAATCTGCCGCCGCTAATGAGCTTGTGCAGGGCTGGCCGCTCCAGCGTATTGCGGATGGCCTCCACGTGGTTCATGTTGTGGCAATCGCTGCCGAGCAATTCATAAGCGCCCGCATCGATCAGGCGCTCTGCGATCTCTTTCGCTGGACGGCCATAAGCGCCGGAGAGCGCCACGAGGTTCAACTGGAAGAGCACGCCGCGGTCCTTCAGCTTCTCATACTTGGGGAAGTCGTTGTGCCAATAGGCGTAGCGCTCCGGGTGCGCGAGCACCGGTTGATAGCCCTGCGTCTGCATCTGGAAGATGAGCGACAACAGCATCTGCGGCTCACTGATGAAGGGCAGCTCGAAGAGCAGGAGCTTTTCGCCGAAGGTGAGCACCTCGCCCTCCATCACCTTGCGCTCCAGGTCGTGGTCGAGGTAGTACTCCGCAGCGGCATCCACCTCGATCTCCAATCCCTGCCGCTCCACCTCGGCGCGCAGCTTCTCCAGTCCGCCGTGAATGATCTCCGGTGAGTTCTTGTACCCATCGGCCATGCTGTGCGGCGTGGTGATCACCTTGCGGTAACCGAGCCCGTGCATGGCATGAAGCAGCTCCATGCTCTGCTCGAGGTCCTGGGCGCCGTCGTCGATGCCGGGGATGAAGTGCGAATGCACATCGCAGCGGAGCACGGAGAGGTCCGCTGGGCCGAGCGCGGGCTCCTTCTTGCCGAACAAACCGCTGAATAGCCCCATCAGTGCTGCGCGTAGTGCTCCGCGTAATACTGCTGGTAAGCGCCGCTGGTGACATGATCGAGCCACTCCGTATTGGCCAGGTACCAATCCACGGTGCGCTCCAGGCCCGCTTCGAAGGTGATGCTCGGCTTCCAACCAAGTTCGCGCTCGATCTTGCCAGCATCGATCGCGTAGCGCAGGTCGTGCCCGGCGCGGTCGGTGACGTAGGTGATGAGCTTGGCGCTCTCCCCTGCCGCGCGGCCGAGCTTCTTGTCCATGATCGAGCAGAGCAGGTGCACCAGGTCGATGTTCTTCCACTCGTTGTGCCCGCCGATGTTGTAGGTCTCGCCGTTCTTGCCGGTGTGGAAGATGGTGTCGATGGCCGAGGCGTGGTCCTCCACCCAGAGCCAATCGCGCACGTTCTCGCCCTTGCCATACACGGGCAGCGGCTTGTTGTTGCGGAGGTTGTTGATCATGAGCGGGATCAGCTTCTCCGGGAAGTGGTGGCTGCCGTAATTGTTGCTGCAGTTGCTAACCACGAAAGGGAGCTTGTAGGTATTGCCGTATGCGCGCACGAAATGGTCGCTGGCGGCCTTGCTCGCGCTATAGGGGCTCTGCGGGTCGTAGGGCGTGGTCTCCAGGAAGAGGCTGTCGTCGTGCAGTGAGCCATAGACCTCATCGGTGCTCACATGGTAGAAGCGCTTGCCCCCCATGGCGCCCTTCCACGCCTCCTTCGCCGCATTGAGCAGGGTCACCGTGCCGAACACGTTGGTGCGCACGAAAGCGAGCGGATCGGTGATGCTGCGGTCCACATGGCTCTCGGCGGCGAGGTGGATGATGCCATCGATCCTGTGCTCCTTGATCACCCTGGCCACCGCATCCGCATCGCAGATGTCAGCCTTCACGAAGGTGTAGTTCGGCGCAGGCTCGATGTCGCGAAGGTTCTCCAGATTGCCCGCATAGGTGAGTGCATCGAGGTTGATGATGCGGTAATGCTGGTACCGGTTCACGAAGCGGCGCACGACGTGGCTGCCGATGAAGCCGGCGCCGCCGGTGATGAGGATGTTGCGCGTGATGCTCACAGGCTCCAGTAGTTCAGGTCCTTGATCTTCTTCCGGAACACGCCCTTCAGGTCCACCAGCACGCCTTTCGGCTTCAGCATGCCCTTGAACCAGGCTTCGTCCTTGCCGGCGTATTCACTATGGTTCACGGCCACGATGATGGCATCGTACGGGCCTTTCATCTCAGGCGCCAGTTCGTAGCCGTACTCATGCTTCACCTCGGCGGCATCGGCGTGCGGGTCGGTCACATCCACCGCACAGCTGAAGCTCTTGAGCTCGTTCACCACATCGGCGACCTTGCTGTTGCGGATGTCGGTGACGTTCTCCTTGAAGGTGGCGCCCATCACCAGGATGCGCGCATCGGTGGGATTGGTGCCGCTGGCGATCACCTTCTTCACGGTCTGCTTGGCCACGTAGCCGCCCATGCTATCGTTCACGAAGCGCCCACTGTCGATGATCTGCGCGTGGTAGCCGAGCTCCTTGGCCTTGTACACGAGGTAGTAGGGATCCACGCCGATGCAATGGCCGCCCACGAGGCCCGGCTGGAAGCGCAGGAAATTCCACTTGGTCCCGGCCGCTTCGAGCACATCGTAGGTGTTGATCCCCATGCGGTTGAAGATGATCGAGAGCTCGTTGGTGAGGGCGATGTTCACGTCGCGCTGCGTGTTCTCGATGATCTTGCTCGCTTCGGCCACCTTGATGCTGCTGGCGCGGTGCACGCCGGCCTTCACCACCAGCTCATACACCTGGGCGATGATCTCCGCGCTCTCCGGGTCGCAGCCGCTGCTCACCTTCACGATGGTCTCGAGCGTATGCTCCTTGTCGCCGGGGTTGATGCGCTCTGGCGAGTAGCCCACCTTGAAATCGTCCACGAACTTCAGGTTGCTCAAGCGCTCAAGCAAAGGCACGCAATCCTCTTCGGTGCAGCCGGGGTAAACGGTGCTCTCGTACACCACATAGTCGCCCTTCTTCAGCACCTGGCCCACGGTGCGCGTGGCGCCCAGCAGCGGACCCAGGTCGGGGATGTTCTGCTGATCGATCGGCGTGGGCACGGCCACGATGAAGAACTCCACGTCCTTCAGGTCCTTGATGTCGGCGGAGAAGTGGATGTCGCAGCCCTCGAAGTCCTCCGGCGGCAATTCATTGCTCGGATCCTCGCCACGGCGCATCATGTCCACGCGCTTCTGGTTGATGTCGAAGCCAACCACCTTGATGCGGCGCGCGAAGGCCAAGGCGATCGGGAGCCCTACGTAGCCCAGGCCGATCACAGCGAGCTTGGCTTCCTTCTTCAGCAGTCGGTCATACAGGTTGTTCATCCCTTTTCTCGTAGATGCGTTCGATGATCTCCACCACCTTGAGGCCCTCGAGGGCGTTGGTGGTGAGCGTTGTCCTTCCTTTCAGCGTGTCCACAACGTTCTCGATGATGAAGCCGTGGTTGTTGGCGCTGCCCTTGTAGGCGCCGTAGTCGTTGGCCGGATTGGTGGGCGCCAGCTCGGGCATGGAGTAGCCGGCGATGTGGCAATGCTCCACCTGGTCCATGTACTGCCCGCCGATCTTCACGCTGCCTTTGGAGCCGATGATGGTCATGCTGCTCTCCAGGTTCTTGTCCCACACGGCCGTGCTGTAGTTGATGCAGCCCATGCCGCCGTTGCGCAGGCGGAAGCTCACGATGCCGGTGTCCTCGAATGCGGTGAGGTCCTGGTGCGCGAAATCGGCGAAGCGGCCCTCGATCTCCGAAATGTCGCCGAAGAGCCAATACAGGATGTCGATGAAGTGGCTGAATTGCGTGAAGAGCGTTCCGCCATCGAGATCGGAACTGCCTTTCCAGGTGCCGGCCTTGTAATAGCGGGCGTCCCGGTTCCAGTAGCAGTTCACCTGCACCAGGTGGATATCGCCCAGCAGGCCTTGGTCCACCACGCCCTTGATCCATTGGCTCGGCGGCGAGTACCGGTTCTGCATCACGCCGAACACGGTGCGGTGCATGCGCAGCGCGGTGTGGATCACCGCTTCGCCGCTGGCCCTGGTGAGGGCCATGGGCTTCTCGCAGACCACGTGCTTGCGCGCCTCGAGGGCCTTGATGCTCTGCTCGGCGTGCAATCCATTAGGCGTGCAGATGTTCACCACCTCGATGCCCGGAACAGCTGCAAGCATGGCGTCCATGTCGGTGAAGAAAGGGGCATCAAGCACCTCGATGCCAAGCTCACCCTTGGGCCTGGTGTCGCACAAGGCCACCAGTTCGCACTCCGGGTGCCGCTGGATCATCTCCGCGTGCCGTTTACCGATGTGGCCGCAGCCCACTACGGCGAACTTGATCTTCTGTTCCAAGGGCGTGGGCATGGCTCAAGCAATGCGTGTCACGCGCCCGTTCTTCAGTTCGTAGCGCTGACCACTCTCTAGGCATTCTGCCTCACCTGCATCGTTGAACTTCAGCTTGTGTCCGAACTCGCTCATCCAGCCGGTCTGCTTCGCGGGATTGCCTATCACCAGTGCATAGTCGGGTACTTCCTTCGTCACGACCGCACCTGCGCCGATGAAGGCAAACCGGCCAATGTCATGCCCACAGATAATGGTGGCATTGGCCCCGATGGAAGCACCCTTTTTCACAAGTGTGCGAAGGTATTGGTCCCTCCGTGCTACGGCACTGCGCGGGTTGATGATGTTGGTGAAGACCATGCTCGGCCCCAGGAACACATCGTCCTCGCACTCCACGCCGGTATAGATGCTCACGTTGTTCTGCACCTTCACGCTGTTCCCAAGCTTCACGCCGGGGCTCACCACCACGTTCTGGCCGATGTTGCAGTTCTCCCCGATTGTACACCCAGGCATGATGTGCGAAAAATGCCAGATGCGCGTGCCCTCACCAATAACGCAGCCCTCGTCAATGACGGCGGTGGGGTGGGCGATGTAGGGCATGGGAAGAGGCTCCGGCAAAGGGGTGGCGAAGGTACCGAAGGCAGGGGCATGGGAAAGGGGCGGCAGCCAAGGGGTGAAAGGGACGTCTGAGAGGTAGATTCACGGTCCCAACGCCTTGGACATGAGAGGAACTTTGACGCTGGTGCTAGCTGCTGCTTCGAGCCTGGGAGGGATGGCGCAGCAATGGTGGGCACCTGGGGCTTGCTGGCTTTACCAAGGCGACGCCATAGGGGTCCTTCGCGACCATCACTACCAGTACACTAACGATACCGTGGTGGATGGGATGCAAGCACAGGTGGCGCTCTACACGCTGGTAGAACATATACCCAATGGACCGACCAACACCTACATCAGCAAGGAGTACGTCACTTGGCAGGACAATGTCGTCCTGCACAGAAACACTTGGCCATTCCCACCCTATCCATTCTGGAACGATTGGGATACGCTCTATGTCCTAGGCGATGTGGGAGATCGTTGGTGGCCGATGTACGCCGACACTTCCTGTCCACCGCGTGGCATGCTGGAGATACAGTCCGTAGGCACAACGACCATTGACGGTGTGGATCTCGACTCTTGGGAACTCGCGTACCTCAATATGGATGGCCTGCCTTGGCTCGAACCGATGTTCATCCCGGGAGACTCGCTGAACGTGATCGCCCGTATTGGCTCTCGACCAAGGAGGCCACTATTCACCAGTTGTCTGGAAGACCCATGGTTCGACCCGGAAATCATTCAACTGATTCACTACTCTGATAACGAGATTTCCTTCCCATCCGGATCCGGTTGCGACATCACCACGTCCTTGCCTGATGATTCAACATCCGCTCCGATGATTGCTCACCCCAACCCCGGCGGCGATCACTTTATCCTTGACAACATCACGCCCATCACCATCGCCGTCCGCGATGCACTTGGGAGGATCGTGCACTCTGAATCGCGCTTGGCTCCGGCTGCACGGGTCAGGACGGAGCATTGGCCGCAAGGCACCTACATCATCAGCTTGGCCCCAGCCTCTGGCGAGCAGCGGAACATCAAATGGGTCAAACAGTGAAGAAGACGCTTCTCCTTTTTCTGCTTTCTGTTCAAGGTGGCGGTGTTCTGGCACAAGGTTTCTGGGCCCCCGGCGCCTGCTGGGTCTATGAGCAGCTTCATTTAAGCCCTTATCTCGACATCTACAT
Coding sequences within it:
- a CDS encoding CapA family protein, coding for MISAARIAQLCLVAAPLALCAQPQVPMPASMADSIVAIGHSYVGKPYRYKAKGAGTFDCSGFVCHIYGQQGMALPHSSAAMAATVPTIDRAEVAPGDLLFFKGRDARKDQVGHVAMVASVTEKGDICMLHSCHRGIRYDTLAAVEYYTKRFVKAGRIARPAEPMEPPDEAAPLTAETATVLAHDSLPSDSARIDTIVIIGVGDIMLGTNYPDAGYLPPNDGRDLLAPVDSILREAHLTFGNLEGVLLDGPGHPKQCKDPASCYVFRSPEHYAAHLRDAGFDVLSVANNHVGDFGEPGRMATRRVLDSLGLYNAGLLSRPSAVFTLDSVRYGFCAFAPNTGTVDFRDLEGAKSIVAGLDSVSDIVIVSFHGGAEGKGHRHIKKMNEEFLGENRGSPHAFARAVIDAGADIVFGHGPHITRAIDLYKDRFIAYSLGNFATYARFNLSGHNGVAPIARIRVDRTGRFIDGRLIAIKQEGEGGPVPDEEGRAVKEVIELTRTDVPEAPITIHEDGRILRND
- a CDS encoding capsular biosynthesis protein, with amino-acid sequence MGLFSGLFGKKEPALGPADLSVLRCDVHSHFIPGIDDGAQDLEQSMELLHAMHGLGYRKVITTPHSMADGYKNSPEIIHGGLEKLRAEVERQGLEIEVDAAAEYYLDHDLERKVMEGEVLTFGEKLLLFELPFISEPQMLLSLIFQMQTQGYQPVLAHPERYAYWHNDFPKYEKLKDRGVLFQLNLVALSGAYGRPAKEIAERLIDAGAYELLGSDCHNMNHVEAIRNTLERPALHKLISGGRLLNATL
- the rfbB gene encoding dTDP-glucose 4,6-dehydratase encodes the protein MTRNILITGGAGFIGSHVVRRFVNRYQHYRIINLDALTYAGNLENLRDIEPAPNYTFVKADICDADAVARVIKEHRIDGIIHLAAESHVDRSITDPLAFVRTNVFGTVTLLNAAKEAWKGAMGGKRFYHVSTDEVYGSLHDDSLFLETTPYDPQSPYSASKAASDHFVRAYGNTYKLPFVVSNCSNNYGSHHFPEKLIPLMINNLRNNKPLPVYGKGENVRDWLWVEDHASAIDTIFHTGKNGETYNIGGHNEWKNIDLVHLLCSIMDKKLGRAAGESAKLITYVTDRAGHDLRYAIDAGKIERELGWKPSITFEAGLERTVDWYLANTEWLDHVTSGAYQQYYAEHYAQH
- a CDS encoding nucleotide sugar dehydrogenase — encoded protein: MNNLYDRLLKKEAKLAVIGLGYVGLPIALAFARRIKVVGFDINQKRVDMMRRGEDPSNELPPEDFEGCDIHFSADIKDLKDVEFFIVAVPTPIDQQNIPDLGPLLGATRTVGQVLKKGDYVVYESTVYPGCTEEDCVPLLERLSNLKFVDDFKVGYSPERINPGDKEHTLETIVKVSSGCDPESAEIIAQVYELVVKAGVHRASSIKVAEASKIIENTQRDVNIALTNELSIIFNRMGINTYDVLEAAGTKWNFLRFQPGLVGGHCIGVDPYYLVYKAKELGYHAQIIDSGRFVNDSMGGYVAKQTVKKVIASGTNPTDARILVMGATFKENVTDIRNSKVADVVNELKSFSCAVDVTDPHADAAEVKHEYGYELAPEMKGPYDAIIVAVNHSEYAGKDEAWFKGMLKPKGVLVDLKGVFRKKIKDLNYWSL
- a CDS encoding Gfo/Idh/MocA family oxidoreductase, which encodes MEQKIKFAVVGCGHIGKRHAEMIQRHPECELVALCDTRPKGELGIEVLDAPFFTDMDAMLAAVPGIEVVNICTPNGLHAEQSIKALEARKHVVCEKPMALTRASGEAVIHTALRMHRTVFGVMQNRYSPPSQWIKGVVDQGLLGDIHLVQVNCYWNRDARYYKAGTWKGSSDLDGGTLFTQFSHFIDILYWLFGDISEIEGRFADFAHQDLTAFEDTGIVSFRLRNGGMGCINYSTAVWDKNLESSMTIIGSKGSVKIGGQYMDQVEHCHIAGYSMPELAPTNPANDYGAYKGSANNHGFIIENVVDTLKGRTTLTTNALEGLKVVEIIERIYEKRDEQPV
- a CDS encoding N-acetyltransferase, with amino-acid sequence MPYIAHPTAVIDEGCVIGEGTRIWHFSHIMPGCTIGENCNIGQNVVVSPGVKLGNSVKVQNNVSIYTGVECEDDVFLGPSMVFTNIINPRSAVARRDQYLRTLVKKGASIGANATIICGHDIGRFAFIGAGAVVTKEVPDYALVIGNPAKQTGWMSEFGHKLKFNDAGEAECLESGQRYELKNGRVTRIA
- a CDS encoding T9SS type A sorting domain-containing protein; this translates as MRGTLTLVLAAASSLGGMAQQWWAPGACWLYQGDAIGVLRDHHYQYTNDTVVDGMQAQVALYTLVEHIPNGPTNTYISKEYVTWQDNVVLHRNTWPFPPYPFWNDWDTLYVLGDVGDRWWPMYADTSCPPRGMLEIQSVGTTTIDGVDLDSWELAYLNMDGLPWLEPMFIPGDSLNVIARIGSRPRRPLFTSCLEDPWFDPEIIQLIHYSDNEISFPSGSGCDITTSLPDDSTSAPMIAHPNPGGDHFILDNITPITIAVRDALGRIVHSESRLAPAARVRTEHWPQGTYIISLAPASGEQRNIKWVKQ